One stretch of Prunus persica cultivar Lovell chromosome G1, Prunus_persica_NCBIv2, whole genome shotgun sequence DNA includes these proteins:
- the LOC18793563 gene encoding uncharacterized protein LOC18793563: MAELENPLLNEFCAADTGVAAVQSSQGSAPNADQCLKQSLNGCKRFNRNRIADNGIQKSSDPKQVARSAKIPELTTNTLMSSKGSMKLPSGFVEQKQFKANTSHCRFMRCDTATKARKRTQLSLGLPTSSKLKRSRRSSSTERRTSIDDLSDVILAEILCRLPCNKFVFQCKSVSKHWCTLIADPYFIGRFVNIQSYKRTPKIRTLINKRVVEFPPKVSLSPNLLTQSLERIICFHRFVGNPVVVATYNDLLLCCTSMDYQRNYYICNAYTMQWVGLPPTPSRCHKRVRVGFICNVPDYKCEEDNWKGNNSQLNVECRSMVVRILPPVEYANDEKKCDTFKLNVEIFSSETGEWKESVVSSPRNFNFRGLNEFSFAYNGMLYWPTDRGLSVIGLGPFYDNDGTSSSSSSSNGDGNIDHKLGFTIFEEPLDRGFSVQYLGVCGGYVRMCNMSLMTRRLYVYELKESQDGDAAGKRLCLSERRVYSLDRQMFPDLSRCILNAFDPNNKDILYLRVNADIIKWNIHTGEWSKIVKDCETDRFYYTVVLPLWPTPVPRLA; encoded by the exons ATGGCTGAATTGGAAAATCCCCTCCTCAATGAATTCTGTGCTGCCGACACTGGTGTTGCCGCCGTCCAGTCAAGCCAAGGGTCCGCCCCCAACGCCGACCAATGCCTGAAACAGAGCCTTAATGGTTGCAAAAGGTTCAATCGGAACAGAATTGCCGACAATG GAATTCAGAAATCTAGCGATCCTAAACAAGTTGCCAGATCTGCAAAGATACCAGAGCTGACCACCAATACTCTTATGAGCTCTAAAGGCTCCATGAAGCTTCCATCTGGATTTGTTGAGCAGAAGCAATTCAAGGCGAACACGAGTCATTGCAG GTTTATGAGATGCGATACTGCCACCAAAGCAAGGAAGAGAACCCAATTGTCTCTTGGATTGCCGACCTCTAGTAAGTTAAAAAGATCAAGGAGATCATCATCAACAGAAAGAAGAACATCAATTGATGATCTATCTGACGTTATATTGGCTGAAATCCTTTGCCGACTTCCATgcaataaatttgtttttcaatgcAAGTCTGTGtctaagcattggtgcactctCATCGCAGATCCTTATTTTATTGGCCGCTTTGTAAATATCCAAAGTTATAAGAGAACTCCAAAGATACGCACTTTGATAAACAAAAGAGTGGTGGAATTCCCTCCTAAAGTGTCGCTGTCACCTAATCTACTAACACAGTCGCTCGAAAGAATCATTTGTTTCCACCGTTTCGTAGGAAATCCAGTTGTGGTAGCGACATATAATGACTTACTTTTGTGCTGCACAAGCATGGATTATCAACGCAATTACTACATCTGCAATGCATACACCATGCAATGGGTTGGTCTTCCTCCCACCCCAAGTCGATGTCACAAGCGTGTACGAGTGGGATTCATCTGCAATGTTCCTGACTATAAATGTGAGGAAGACAATTGGAAAGGAAATAACAGCCAGCTTAATGTTGAGTGTAGGTCCATGGTTGTGAGAATTCTGCCTCCTGTTGAATATGCAAATGATGAGAAAAAATGTGATACCTTCAAATTAAACGTGGAGATCTTCTCTTCTGAAACTGGCGAGTGGAAAGAATCAGTTGTCTCGTCCCCACGCAACTTCAATTTTCGTGGCCTCAATGAGTTCTCCTTTGCATACAACGGAATGTTATATTGGCCAACAGACCGCGGACTTAGTGTTATTGGTTTGGGTCCATTCTATGACAATGATGGAACTagtagcagcagcagcagcagcaatggTGATGGTAATATTGATCATAAACTAGGTTTCACTATATTTGAGGAACCTCTAGACAGAGGTTTTAGTGTTCAGTACTTAGGTGTGTGCGGAGGATATGTGCGAATGTGCAACATGAGCTTGATGACCAGACGTCTGTATGTATATGAGTTGAAAGAGTCACAAGATGGAGATGCTGCTGGCAAAAGGCTGTGTTTGAGTGAACGCAGGGTTTATTCCTTGGACCGTCAAATGTTTCCAGACCTGTCGCGTTGCATACTGAATGCTTTTGACCCAAATAATAAGGATATTTTGTATCTGCGTGTGAACGCCGATATTATCAAGTGGAACATTCACACAGGAGAGTGGTCAAAGATAGTTAAAGACTGTGAAACAGATCGTTTCTATTACACAGTTGTTCTCCCATTGTGGCCGACGCCAGTTCCTAGACTAGCGTAG